The window AATTTCTCAATCTAACATTTTTCGCATCAATCTGTCCGAAGGGAACCCTTGGGTCAAATCAGGAACTTAAGTCTAAACGATGTTAAAAATATGGCAAGAAAATAATCGACAGAAGTCGGGTTTTATTTGACCAGCGTTCAGAATTTGCCATTTTAATTCATTTCTCGTCAGTTATACGAAACCAGCACCTTCCACACTTGGTAAAATATGGTATTTTTGTGTCATTTTTTAATCGACAAGTGTCGGGTATTAAAATGGAACTGTCCGCTATCAAGAAAATCGAAAGAGAGGAATCTATGAACGTGCCCACGAAAACAAAGAGCCACTGGAAACTTTATGCCAGTAGTTTGCTCATCACCTTACATCTATATTGTGCTCCCAATGAAGAAGGGATAAAAAACCTACTTCCCTTACTTCAAACATCAAATGGTTCCTTGGGAACCGAAACTCCAATCCAAGGGATAGGAAAATTGAATGTTACAACATCCGTTCTCTCCCATGACTTAACTCACACAGATTCAAATGATGAAAGAAATCTGACTGTGACAAACAAATCCTATGGAAACTTTTTGGATGCCATTTGGATTGATGGACTAGGAAGAGAGGTTTCCTTTCGAGGTTTTAATGTTTCTGGAAATGTAAAATTGGCAGAACATGGATTCAAACCATTTCGAAATACAAACGATACGGATGAGGCCCTGAAAGGTCTAACCAAAACGACTGGATCCAATTTAATTCGTTATACAATTGCATGGGAAGGAGTTCATCCAGAAGTAGATACGATTGATGAGGCTTATTTAAATGATGTCGTTTCTCAGATCAAAAGAGTGACATCAAAGAAAATTTATGTTTTGATTGATTACCACCAAGACTTGTTCTCTCGGCACTTATTCAATGCAAACTCATGGCACACAGGGAATGGTGCACCACTATGGATCACTAAGAATGGAAATTATCCAAAAGAATATTGTGGTTTCGTCTGTGCGAGCTGGAGCCAAAATAATTTAACCAACGAAGCAATTCGAAGAGCATTCCGAAATTTTTGGAATAATGCCCCAGTGAATACTTCTGCCGGTGTTCGAAATATGCAGACAGAATATTTGTGGCAAATTACGCAAACTGTTACCTATCTCAAAAATCATCTATCACCTGAAGAATTTTCGTATATCATTGGTCTTGATCCATTCAACGAACCGGTTGATGGAGGGATGGAAGGACTGACTCCTAAACGATGGGATAACGAAAAACTTTGGCCCATGTACCAAAAGATTAGGACCATACTCAATCAAAATGGCTGGGAAAATAAATGGGTATTCGCAGAACCACTTGTATTCTGGAATACAAACATAGGTTCGGCGATCGCACCTGCCACTGGCGGAGGGCATCTCAATGCACCTCCAGGACCTGGATTTGTTTTCAATTCACATTTTTATGACGCAGGTAGAATGGGAGTCGATTTGACGGGGATTGATAATGCCACTTATTTCAAATACTTAGATGAAATTCGAACGGAAGCACGTTTCTTAAAAATCCCTATGTTCTTAAGTGAATTTGGAATGTGGTTAAAGGGAACAGGAGCCAAAGACACTCCAAGAATGATCAATGCTGTGTACCAAGCAATGGAAATTTCAGACAAAGGGCAAAGCACAAAAACAAGATTTGCCGATTTTTACAATCCGATTGTATCGGGAACCCAATGGCATTGGGATTATTATTATGACCGTCATGCAGAATATAAGAACGGGAATCCATCCAAACTCATCACAACAAAGGATGCTTGGAATGATGAAGATTTCTCTGTTGTCGGAAATTACGGAACGAGTTTCAATGTAGATCCATTTGTGATTGCAAGAGCTTATCTAAGGAAATCGCAAGGTCGGATTATGACTAGCCATTATAATGCAGTTGGATTTGATACTTGGAATAAAATGTTTTCTTGGGCCGCCATCAAACCTGGAAATAACGAAGTAAAATACTTTGGTGACAAACGATTTTTATTTGTGATCTGGCGAGGAAGGCATTCGAATGCTCCGTCTGAATTTTATCTTCCTCCTCATTTTGATCAAAGTAAAATTTTGGTGATCACAGAAAAGAAAATTCAAATGAATTCAATTCCAAATGCTCCGTTAAACGAACCGAATGAAATGGTTTTAAAAAATGATCCTAACCGAGAGATTGGTTCAGGAAATGTTTTGTATCTTTGGGATGATTTGGATCCACTCGAAAATGAATCAACTTCATATCATTATGCACTCATTGTGAACCGAGAGAATGTAACGTATCCGTTGGCAACATTACAAGATCTCCAATCAAAATTAAACCAACGAATCCTAGTAGAAGGGAAAAGTCCTATTTACCTCATAGGTAAGATGACATATGGTGGGTATCCAAACGAACAATAACAAAATTTTACCAATCAAAGGATTGGTGAGGAAAAGAACATGAAGTAATCAAAAACCAATTTTGATTTTTGATTTCCAAATTCGTTTTCAAAAGAGAAAACCACCGATTCAAATTTACGAATTGGTGGTTCCATCCTAGATCTTAAAAAAAATCCAACTACATTTATGGTAAATTCCAAACTCCCGATTCCATTGTTTCCTTTACATAACTTTGAAAATTTTTTGGTTTTTTACCCATAGCCCTTTCAAAATCATTCAGAACGGACTCGTTTCTTCCATCCAAAACCGTTTCAAACAAATACTGAATGAGCCAAATTGTTTTTTGGTCCAGGCCAAATTCACCTAACATTGCTATATATTCATCTAAGGGAATTTCTTCAAACGGAATGGATTCATTTAATTCTTTTGCGATACATCCAAATGCATCCTGAAAACTCAGAAGTTCTGGTCCAGTCAATTCATATCGTTTTCCAATATGTTTCTCATTCACTAATGCATCAACAGCAAGATCCGTTAGGTCATCCAAATCAATAAACGGTTCACGTGCATTCAATTTCGGAAAAACAACCTTTCTTTCTAATATTTGGCCGAGGAACATACCTTCACTAAAATTCTGAGAAAACCAACTGGATCGCAAAATGGTCCATTCCATTCCTGAATTCTCAACTAACGTTTCGCAGGCGATTGCTTCCGGTTCACCCCTTCCGGAAAGAAGAACAATACGTTTCACCTTGAATTGATTTGCAATTTCTAAAAGTTTTTGGATGTCATGAATCGAATTTGGAACGGCTAAATCAGGTTGGTACGAGATATAAATATGATCCACTCCACTGATGATTGGAGCCCACGTCTCAGGTTTCTGCCAATCAAAAGAAGGCGATGACTTTCTTGATCCCAATCGGATGGGAACATCAAGTTGGTTCAATTTGTTTACAATTCTCGATCCCGTTTTTCCGCTAGATCCTAAAATTAAATTTAATGGTTTCATGCCCAAAGAATAACAAAGATCAATATTTAAAAATTGGACGAACCCGACATGTTTCCTTTTTTTTCTCTGAATTGGAAAGGTTTTTCTTTGGTAAACGACTTAAATTGTCGGATAAAATGGGATTGATCAGAATAACCATTTTCATATGCTATATCAGTCAATTTGATATTTTTATCTTCATTTAATCCATGTAAGCTTGTATGAAAACGAATGATTGTCGCAAATTGTTTCGGAGTCAATCCTACAGACTTTTGGAATTTTCGTTGTAATGTCCTCTCGGAAATACCCAACTCATTTGCAATGTTTTGAATTTCACAACTTCCATTTGATTCCAAAATGGTTTCAATACAGTTGTGCAGAGTCAAATCAGGAGAAAATTTTTTAGCTTTCGATTTTACAAATTGTAAGATAGCATCTGCTGCCATCTCAGATGAATGTTTTTGAATGGAAGATTCAAATCCAGATTCACTTTGCCATTCTTCCTTTTTTATGGTCCAACAAGAATTTGTGAGCTCCGAAATCGGAATTTCCAAGGTCTCTTCAACAAAACTTGGGAACAATTGAACCATAACAAAAAAAAACGGTCCTTCGATTTCAATTTGAATTGGTTCCAGAGTTTGCCCATATAAAAAAACTGGTTCCATCACTTTAGATAGTTCGCCTACGATTACTTTCACCTGCGAATGGGAATGAAAGAATACAAGCCCTGGGAATCCATCTGCAAAAAAAGTCAAAATTTCTTTTTTACTATTCTTTGATTCATAAATGTATAAATCTTTTGCCACATATTTAAGTTCGATTGGAATTTTTCTTTTGGTTACGTGCATAAGAATTGTAGTCAAAATTACAAATTTACTTCTTTGAAAAACTAGTTTTCCTTAGACGAATTGCAGGATCAATTTCATTTCTTTTTTTTAACGTATGATTGAAATAGTCCATTCTACTCACATAACAAGCGTATCTGTTTTTATCATTGAATTCCAAATTTTATGTTTTCTCCATTTACAGAAAATCACATTGTCTGGAATTGTGTAATTGTCCGTGGAACTTTCAATATTAGATTTAGTTTTTATCAACCAAGGTGAAACACCAAGAGATGCAATTCAAAATAGTGTCCAGGTAGCGAAAGCCGCAGAATCTTTGGATTATAAAAGAATTTGGATCGCAGAACATCATAATTTTCCATCCATTGCAAGTGCCGCAACATCAGTTGTGATCGGTCATATCGCATCTCATACCAACACCATTCGAGTCGGTGCAGGCGGGATCATGTTACCAAACCATTCACCTCTTGTCATCGCAGAACAATTCGGAACATTAGAAAGTTTATACCCGAATCGAATTGATTTAGGTTTGGGAAGAGCACCAGGAACAGACCAACTCACCTTACGAGCATTACGTAGAGATGCAATGGCATCCCAACATTTCCCAGAAGATGTGAAAGAACTCATTGAATACTTATCTTCTGAAAAAGAAGAAGGAAAAGTAAATGCAATCCCAGGTTTTGGAACCAATGTACCTGTTTGGATTCTAGGTTCGAGTTTATTCGGTGCTCAACTTGCCGCTCTACTTGGATTACCATTTGCATTTGCTTCTCATTTTGCTCCAACATATTTGAAGGATGCTGTTTCTATTTACAAAAAACAGTTTCGACCATCCGCACATTTAGAGAAACCTTACGTGATGATGGCAATGAATGTGATCGCCGCTGATTCAGATCCAGAAGCAGAATATTTGTTTTCAAGCGTACAACAATCATTTTTAGGTATTTTAAGGAACAAACGCACACCCTTTCCACCACCAGTTGCCTCAATGGATTTACTCTGGTCAGAAACAGAAAAACAAATGGCAAACCAAATGTTATCCATTTCTGCTGTTGGTGACGCAAAAACCATCAAATCAAAAATAAACCAAATCCTTAGCGATATAGTAGTGGATGAATTGATGGTGGTATCTTCTATTTTTGATACATCCAAACGGATCCGTTCCTTAGAAATCCTGATGGGAATCAAAGATCAAATTTTAGTATCTTCGACTTAAGTTCCATTTGAACGATTGATTTATTTTTTTTTAAGTTTCAATTTTTATCGAATCATATACTCTCAATTTCTAAATCGTTGCGGAGATACTGGGAGCCGAACATGACAAAGCGTATCCATAGATTCAATTCAATTCTTCTTTGTATTTGTCTCATCGCATTTTGCGGATGTGAACGTGGTTGCATTCGTTCGGCAATAAAAGATAGGTTCCAAAAAAAAATGCGAGATTTACCCGCGCCTATCACCAATTCGGATCTATCCCAATCCATCACCACACCAGGAGATTATTTATTTTCCATTCTACACCAAGAAATTCCACGATACTACAAAGTACATGTTCCCAAAACTTACACGGGAAAAGAAAGTGTTCCACTGCTCTTCGTCTTTCATGGAGGTGGTGGTGATATGGAGATTCAATCCAATGAAGAGTATTACCACCAAATTTCAAAATCAGAAGAAATCGGCAATATTGTCGTTTTTCCCAATGGTTACAGTGAATACAAATCAGGGAAAATAGCGACTTGGAATGCTGGTAATTGTTGTGGAGAGGCTAAAAAACAAAACATCGATGATCTTGGTTTTGTTAAATCAATCTTAAAACACCTAAAACAAAAATTGAATGTTGATGAGAAAAGAATTTTCTCCACTGGCATGTCAAATGGTGCTATGATGTCGTACCAACTTGCATGTTTTATGACGGAAGATTTTGCCGCGATAACGGCAGTCGCAGGGACTGACAATACAATCGATTGTAAACCGCAAAAACCAATCTCCATTTTTCACATCCATGCAAAAAATGATGACCGAGTTTTATTTTATGGTGGAGCCGGTTCAAGTTTTACGGATAGAACACTTGTGACTGATTTTGTCTCTGTTAATAAGAGCATTTCTAAATGGGTGCAGTTCAACGGCTGTCAAACAGTTCCAAAAATTGTATTGAAGAACCAAGGAGCTCAGTGTGAAGAATATTCAGGTTGTAAAGATGGGGTTAAAGTGAAACTTTGTGTCACAGAAGATGGAGGTCATTCTTGGCCAGGTGGGAAAAAACCCTCCATTCTGTTAGGTGGAGGGCCGCCTTCAAAAGCCATCTCTGCAAATGAAGAGATGTGGGATTTTTTCAAATCCCTATAACCGAAATCATTTACTTTTCAGTTAAGTAACTCCAAGGAGTCTCTGCAAAAGATTTTTTGGCATCTTCATTGAATTCTTTGATGGTTTCTTCATCTTTTTTGTGTGACACAAGTGTGCCAAGTAAATCAACTGCGACTAATTTGCCAAACATTCCAGTGTTGCTTAGCATATTGGGTCGAAGGATATTTGCATAATGTTTTTGTATCTCATCTGCCGTTTCGTAATCTTTGTTTGTATCAATTAAAAAACGTCCCATATATCCAATTTGACCAACTCCAACTTTTGTTTTGGATTTTTCAGCCACTTCTGCACTCGTGATAACAGTATAAACAGTTTTTCCGCCACCGGAAGAAGTAGTGACCGTTACGTTACCGGAGGTTGTAGAGGAAGTTTGTTGTGGTGGTTGTTCAACTTCGTATTCCATTGCGACGACTGCGTACTCACCTGGTTCTACGTTCAGATAGTAAACAATACCACGATTTGCCCAATTAGAAGCAATTGTCGGAGTTTTTACGATGAGTGATTGGCTTGGATTCACTTTTTTGTCAATGCGAACCACGTACACTCTAGAAGCAATTTGGCTTCCAAAAAATTGTTTTACATTCATTTCCACAGCTAATACAGAACTGTCCTTGGCAGCAGGATTCTGCGATGGCATGGATTTACAACCAATTGCAACTAACAATGAAACACAAATAATTAACGTGTTTTTAATATTGAACATGAATATTCCTTTTCTATAAGATAGATTAGGTTATCAAATCCAAACGAAGATTAGTTGTAAATACAAAAGTTAATCTTTAGTAGAAAACCTTTATAACGATTTGGTTAGCTGCTCAATCATTCAACAATCTGATTACAATTTGATTTACTATTATAGTCCCCAAGGCAATTCCAATAATTTACGATTCACTCGATATTCAAAGGCCAAAGTTTCCATACACTGAAAACACAAACAATCGTGGTATTGATTCGCCAAATATTCAGATTCCGCTTTTGTCAAATTGACTTTAGTGCATTGGCAGAGTTGGATGGAACCTACTTTACATTCAAAGATGCGTAAACAATTTGGACAAATTTTTTCTTCATGTTTTGGATTGGATATGCCCTCGGATAAACAATTTGCATTTTGGGGGGAATTTTTATCTTCTTTCAACTTGTGACTCCATTTGGTGTTAGAATCACACATTCGAAAATAGGGTGATCCGGTTTCATTGTCCGGGACCCTTTCAAATAGAAGGAACGAATGATCGTTTACGGGCGAATCATTTGTGGGAAGATCCGACTTTTTCACTCCGATTCAATCGAAATGAAATTTACGGTTGCACCGTCAGTTGAGGAATTCCACCTCATTCCTCCCGGAATGAATTCAGAAAACTAAATGGTCATCAATTGTCAATCGACTGTTGGTTGGATTGGTATTATTTTCTTCTCATTCAATGGCTTGATTTCACCAGGCATTTGGTCTTTCAGGAGGACACCTGATTTTTTTTGCAATAAACACTCTTTGATTAAATAGATAGTTTTTTCTACAGCAAGTGAGAATGGAAGTCCGAGTGGCCTCACATTGGAAATACAATTTCTACTTTCATCGGTGAAACCAAGTTTTGGTTCGTAAGTAAGATAAATTCCCAAACTATCGGCAGCACTGAGACCTGGTCTTTCCCCGATGATCACAATACAAATTTTTGCTTTTAAAATCTCGGCAATTTCATCTCCCAAGGCAACCCTTCCCCATCTTGAAAGGACCAAAGGAGCAATTGAAAGATTTGTGTTTTGAATTTTTGCAAAAAATAATTCTAAAAATGAAATTAGGTTATCATCAATGGCTTTGGCAGATAATCCATCGATACAAACGATACTCAAATCATAACCAAGATTGTATGGAAAAAGACTCAGCTTTGATTCTTCAGAGATCCTTCTTCCTAAATCAGGCCTTAACAAATATTCTTGTTTCGAAGAAACTTGACTTTTGATAAAAATGTTTTGGATTCCATATATTTGGCAAAGTTCATTCGATTGTTTTTGGATTAACTCCCAGTTTGGTTCCTGGTTCACAGCATCCTTTGCGTTCGCATGGTCCAGACGGAACTTTAACATCTCTTTCGTTGCGATCGATCCACCAACTCGATTGAGGCCAATCCTTGCTTGGGTAAACTGTTTCCATTGGTCCAAATCTGACATTGAATCTAAATCCTCATTCCATTCTCAAATAAAGCCACCATTTGATTTTCAATTGGTAAAAAGTTTTTCCCTTTGGAAAATATCCCAAAGTCAAGCAACCATTGTTCAAATTCAGGTGTTGGTCTTAGTCCTAAAACTTGTCTCAAATACAATGCATCATGAAACGATGTGCTTTGGTAAGATAACATGACATCGTCTGCGCCAGGAATTCCCATGATAAAATTACAACCGGCCACTCCCAAAAGAGTGAGTAAGGTATCCATATCATCTTGGTCCGCATCTGCGTGATTTGTATAACAAATATCAACTCCCATCGGTAACCCCATTAGTTTCCCACAAAAATGGTCTTCTAATCCAGCACGGATGATTTGTTTACCGTTGTATAAATATTCAGGTCCTATGAAACCAACAACAGTGTTCACAAGTAATGGTGAGAATTTTCTGGCAACTGCATATGCTCGTACTTCCAATGTTTGTTGGTCAATCCCATGATGGGCGCCGGCAGACAAAGCACTTCCCTGACCTGTTTCAAAATACATTACATGATCACCGATCGTTCCCCTTTTGAGTGAAAGTGCCATCTCTCTTGCTTCTCCCAACATAGAAAGATTGATTCCAAAACTTTTATTTAAATCTTCTGTTCCACCGATGGATTGGAAAACCAAATCAACCGGCGCTCCTTTTTGCATCACTTGCATGGAAGTAGTAACATGCGTTAGAATACAAGATTGTGTCGGGATCGAATACTTTTGTATGATTGTATCCAACATTTCTAATAATGTAATACAAGTGGGGATATGGTCCGTCGCGGGATTGATTCCAATTACGGCGTCACCACTTCCAAGTATTAATCCATCCAGGATACTAGCAGCAATCCCTTTGAGGTCATCGGTAGGATGGTTTGGTTGCAAACGAACAGACAAACGACCTGGTAATCCGATTGTATTTCTAAACTTTGTGACAATATTGATTTTTTGACTCACTAAGATCAAATCCTGATTGGACATGAGTTTCGAAACGGCAGCAACCATTTCAGGAGTGAGAGCCATTCGAATGGATTCTAATACTTGTGCATCCGTGGTTTCTGAAAGCAAAAAATCTCGGAATCCACCCACCGTTAAATGGGAAATGGTTTGGAAAGAAACTTTGTCATGAGACGTAAGTATGAGCCTTGTCACCTCATCAATGTCAGATGGAATTAATTCTACATTTAAGAAATCAGACAAATAAATATCAGCTAACACCATTTGCGCGGCAATCCTTTCTTTTTGGTCCGCCGCGGCGATTCCAGAAAGTTGGTCGCCTGAACGAAGAGGACTTGCTTTCGCCAAAACTTGTTTTAAGTCTTGGAACTGGTAGGTTTTTTTCCCGATGACGATCTGATAACTCACGGTTTTACTATACCTGATTTTACGGAATTCAACAGAACTTTTCTAAAGAAAGAGAATCATTTTGAATCCGAATGTTTGTCTAAAAACTAAGCAGAAATGAAAAAAGCCCTTCTGATCCTCGGGAACCAACTTTTTGATTTGAGTTCCATCATTCCGAAAGAAAAACGATTGGAATACAGTGTCTTTATCAGGGAAGACAATGAGTTGTGTACTTACTATCGATTCCACAAACAAAAGATTTTGTTTTTCTTTTTGGCAATGCGGGCTTATGCGGAAGAATTAAAGTCTCTCGGATTTTTTGTCCATTACGAACATTATGATCCAAACTCAGAATCGTATGAAAATCAATTTTTAAATTTCATCCAAGTAAACAATATCCAAGAAATCCATTTTTTTGAAATCGAAGATACATTTTTTGAAACAAGAATGTTATCCTGTTTTCAAAAAACTGGAATCAAATGGATCCAACACAAATCTCCAATGTTTCTCACTTCGCGAAATGATTTTAAAGCATATTTACAAACACATAAAAAACCGTTTATGAAAACGTTTTATGAAGCGCAAAGAAAAACTTTCAACATTCTATTAAATGAAAAGAGTGAACCCATTGGCGGAAAGTGGAGTTTTGATTCTGAAAATCGAAAAAAATTACCCAAAAATTATTGTGCACCTAACTTACCGAAAATCAAATTCTCAAAAAATGAAATAAAAACCTTTGATACAGTGGATACTCATTTCCCAAACCATCCAGGGAATACAAAAGATTTTTGGTTACCAACGGATAGAAAAGGAGCAAAACTTTGGCTACAGGATTTTTTAAAAGAAAGGTTTGTTCAATTTGGTCCTTATGAAGACGCATTCTCACTTGATTTTCCTTTTTTACAACATTCAGTATTAACTCCATTTTTAAATGTTGGATTATTGACTCCCAAGGAAGTGATCGAATCCACTTTAGACTATGCAAAAAAAAATTCTGTCCCCATGGAATCGCTGGAAGGTTTTATCCGCCAAATCATTGGTTGGCGTGAATTCATTCGAGGGATTTATCAAAATTTTGGAGCTAAACAAGAGTCAATAAACTACTTTGGCCACAAACGAAAACTCACCAAACATTGGTATGATGGAACAACCGGGATTCCACCTCTCGATTTTGTCATACAAAAATGTAATTTGTATGGTTATGCACATCATATTGAACGATTGATGGTCGTTGGATCTCTTATGGTTTTGTTTGAAATTGATCCAAAGGATGCTTACCGCTGGTTTATGGAAATGTTCATTGACTCTTCCGATTGGGTGATGGGTCCGAATGTTTATGGGATGGCACTCTTCAGTGATGGCGGCATATTTGCCACCAAACCATATATATGTGGATCCCACTATTATCAAAAAATGGGTTCGTTTCCGAAAGGTGATTGGGAATTGGCTGTGGATGGACTTTACTGGTCCTTCATCGAAACCCACAAAGATCAGTTTTCCAAAAACCCACGCACTTCTGTCCTCGTTGGAAATTTACACCGAATGCAAAAAGAAAGAAAGGAGATCATTTTCCACTCGGCAAGGCTCTGGAAGGAAACTCTCACCACACTCAACTAATCCTGTCTCCTGTTGCTGTGGTTCGTTGCGATTTGGAAAGGCGAATCCGATTCAGAAAAAATTTCCGAACCAGTTGACAAATCTAACAAAATGTTTCAGTTCCGGTATAAATTTAGATTAAATCTAAATTTTTTTGCTTGCCCAATTAATTAGATTAAATCTAATTCTATACTAAATCTAGAAAGAGAAGGTCAGTATGAGAAATTTCAGACGTTTCACAATCGCCCTCCTTGTGTTGTTCCTCGGCCCCATTGGCGCCGCCGACACAAAAGAGACCCCAGGGATGGACCGCCAAAATACATCCAATCAGTTTTGGTGGCCAGAACGCTTGGATTTGGCACCACTCCGCCAACACGGGTCGGAATCCAATCCATTGGGCAGACAGTTCCATTATGCAAAGGAATTTAAGGAATTGGACATCCAAACCTTAAAAGAAGAAATCAAAACGGTGATGAAAACTTCACAAGATTGGTGGCCTGCAGATTACGGTCACTATGGTCCTTTTTTCATCCGGATGGCTTGGCATAGTGCGGGAACCTATCGCATCTCCGATGGTCGCGGTGGTGCCGGTGGTGGACAACAACGATTTGAGCCACTGAACAGCTGGCCGGACAATGCCAACCTCGATAAAGCAAGACGCCTCTTATGGCCCATCAAAAAGAAATATGGAAAAAAAATCTCTTGGGCAGACCTAATGGTGCTAACAGGAAACGTTGCCTTGGAATCAATGGGTTTCAAAACGTATGGATTTGCTGGGGGAAGGACTGATGATTGGGAAGCAGACCTTGTCTATTGGGGGCCTGAAAAAAAATTCTTAGAAGACCAACGTTACAAAGGCAATCGTGAATTAAAAAATCCACTGGCTGCTGTTCAAATGGGATTAATTTATGTGAATCCAGAAGGTCCAAATGGTAATCCAGACCCACTAGCAGCCGCTAAAGACATCCGTGAAACATTTGGTCGTATGGCAATGAATGACGAAGAAACAGTTGCTCTCATTGCAGGCGGACACACATTCGGAAAAGCTCACGGAAAATCTGATCCTTCCAAACATGTAGGCAAAGAACCTGCTGCCGCTGGACTCGAAGAACAAGGGTTTGGTTGGAAAAACAATTATAAAAAAGGAAATGCAGAAGACACCATCACAAGTGGACTTGAAGGCGCATGGACGGCCAATCCAACTAAATGGACTACCCAATATTTGAACAACTTGTTTGGTTTTGAATGGGTACAAACCAAAAGCCCTGCTGGTGCCATCCAATGGGTTCCAAAAGATGGGGCTGGTGCGAATATGGTTCCAGATGCGCATGATAAGTCATTACGTCATGCTCCTATCATGTTCACAACAGACTTGGCATTAAAATTTGATCCTAGTTACAAAGTGATCGCAAAACGGTTCCAAGAAAATCCAAAAGAATTCGAACTCGCGTTTGCAAAAGCTTGGTTCAAATTAACACATAGAGATATGGGTCCTCTCACTCGCTATATCGGAAAAGACCTACCAAAAGAACCATTGATTTGGCAAGATCCTGTTCCTGCCGTAAACCATAAGTTAGTTGGTCCAAAAGAGATTGAAAGTTTGAAGGGAAAAATCCTTAAATCTGGCCTT of the Leptospira biflexa serovar Patoc strain 'Patoc 1 (Paris)' genome contains:
- a CDS encoding ethanolamine ammonia-lyase subunit EutB, which produces MSYQIVIGKKTYQFQDLKQVLAKASPLRSGDQLSGIAAADQKERIAAQMVLADIYLSDFLNVELIPSDIDEVTRLILTSHDKVSFQTISHLTVGGFRDFLLSETTDAQVLESIRMALTPEMVAAVSKLMSNQDLILVSQKINIVTKFRNTIGLPGRLSVRLQPNHPTDDLKGIAASILDGLILGSGDAVIGINPATDHIPTCITLLEMLDTIIQKYSIPTQSCILTHVTTSMQVMQKGAPVDLVFQSIGGTEDLNKSFGINLSMLGEAREMALSLKRGTIGDHVMYFETGQGSALSAGAHHGIDQQTLEVRAYAVARKFSPLLVNTVVGFIGPEYLYNGKQIIRAGLEDHFCGKLMGLPMGVDICYTNHADADQDDMDTLLTLLGVAGCNFIMGIPGADDVMLSYQSTSFHDALYLRQVLGLRPTPEFEQWLLDFGIFSKGKNFLPIENQMVALFENGMRI
- a CDS encoding cryptochrome/photolyase family protein codes for the protein MKKALLILGNQLFDLSSIIPKEKRLEYSVFIREDNELCTYYRFHKQKILFFFLAMRAYAEELKSLGFFVHYEHYDPNSESYENQFLNFIQVNNIQEIHFFEIEDTFFETRMLSCFQKTGIKWIQHKSPMFLTSRNDFKAYLQTHKKPFMKTFYEAQRKTFNILLNEKSEPIGGKWSFDSENRKKLPKNYCAPNLPKIKFSKNEIKTFDTVDTHFPNHPGNTKDFWLPTDRKGAKLWLQDFLKERFVQFGPYEDAFSLDFPFLQHSVLTPFLNVGLLTPKEVIESTLDYAKKNSVPMESLEGFIRQIIGWREFIRGIYQNFGAKQESINYFGHKRKLTKHWYDGTTGIPPLDFVIQKCNLYGYAHHIERLMVVGSLMVLFEIDPKDAYRWFMEMFIDSSDWVMGPNVYGMALFSDGGIFATKPYICGSHYYQKMGSFPKGDWELAVDGLYWSFIETHKDQFSKNPRTSVLVGNLHRMQKERKEIIFHSARLWKETLTTLN
- the katG gene encoding catalase/peroxidase HPI → MRNFRRFTIALLVLFLGPIGAADTKETPGMDRQNTSNQFWWPERLDLAPLRQHGSESNPLGRQFHYAKEFKELDIQTLKEEIKTVMKTSQDWWPADYGHYGPFFIRMAWHSAGTYRISDGRGGAGGGQQRFEPLNSWPDNANLDKARRLLWPIKKKYGKKISWADLMVLTGNVALESMGFKTYGFAGGRTDDWEADLVYWGPEKKFLEDQRYKGNRELKNPLAAVQMGLIYVNPEGPNGNPDPLAAAKDIRETFGRMAMNDEETVALIAGGHTFGKAHGKSDPSKHVGKEPAAAGLEEQGFGWKNNYKKGNAEDTITSGLEGAWTANPTKWTTQYLNNLFGFEWVQTKSPAGAIQWVPKDGAGANMVPDAHDKSLRHAPIMFTTDLALKFDPSYKVIAKRFQENPKEFELAFAKAWFKLTHRDMGPLTRYIGKDLPKEPLIWQDPVPAVNHKLVGPKEIESLKGKILKSGLSVPQLVRTAWASAASFRSTDMRGGANGARIRLSPQKNWPVNDPDELSKVLKKLEQIQEEFNKSGNKISLADLIVLAGNAAIEEAAKKAGVKVTVPFTPGRTDATIEQTDEYSFSVLEPKADAFRNYYGPGNLMSPTEMLVDRANMLSLSIPEMTVLLGGMRSLDANAGKSKHGILTTKPGVLSNDFFVNLLDMSTKWQKSEQTEGLYEGLDRKTGSKRWTATSVDLIFGSHSELRAVAEVYASDDAKEKFVKDFVSAWNKVMMLDRFDVK